The window GGTTCTGAACGTGTCCATGCACTCATAGCCTTTCAGATGACACTCGGTTTGTTATCCATTTTCCTAGGTGCTACTGGATTAGCCCAACGAGTGGTACGACTAATCCCACCAGCCATGAAATCGGGCATTATTCTCGGTGCTGGACTTGCCGCTGTTATTTCTGTATTCCAAGTTGGTGGTCGTTTTGAAACATTTCCATGGACAATCTCTATTGCCATCGGAATTGGATTTTACTTATTATTTTCAAAACATTTCGCGATTTTCCATAAACGAAACGCATTGTGGGCTACTATTGCCAAGCTAGGAATTTTCCCTGTTATTCTTATTGCAGTAATCATTGCTCCCCTGTTCGGAGAGGCACCTTGGCCGACTATTCAATTCGGGTTCTCAGCGCCCGATTTTATAACACTTTGGAATGAATACACTGTATTCGGTTTAGGCTTACCACCTTTGATGATGTTTGTTACAGGCCTACCTACTGTATTAGCAACATATATCGTACTATTTGGTGATGTCTTACAAAATAAGGTGTTGGTAGAAGATGGTGCAGCAGCTCGACCAGATGAAAAGCTTGAGTATAGCCCAAGTCGAGCACATTTGATTTTTGGTATACGTAATTCATTTATGAGTGTCTTAGGTCCTGACGTAACGATGTGTGGACCAACCTGGTCTGCTATGCAAGTTGTTATGATTGAGCGCTACAAAAAAGGACGTAAGGCAATGGATTCCTTCTTCGGTGGAATCGGTTCCTTCCGATGGGGTACAAATACAGGTTTGCTTCTATTGCCGATTGTCAGTCTGGTTGAACCAATTTTAGGTGTAGCACTAGCACTAACACTCTTAATTCAAGGTTATGTCAGTGTAAAAGTTGGGATTTTAGAGGCTCGAAGCCAAACAGATTTAGGGATTGCGGGTATTATCGCAGCTGTACTTTGCATTAAAGGCGCAGCATGGGCATTCGCAGTTGGTATTATTTTATGTTTATTAATTTATGGCAAGGACTTCTTCAAAGGTGAGGTCGACAAGACATTTACGAAAGACCAGTTAACTCAAGATGAAGCTTAATGATGAAAGGATGATTAGATGAAAAAACAATATTATGTGAATGGTGAATGGAAAACTGCAAATCATTTTGCAGAGCTTAACTCCCCTTATACTAAAGAGGTTATTGCCGAAATCTCTCAAGCTACACGTGAAGATGTTGAAGAAGCAATTCAGTGTGCCTACCATGCAAATTCGGCAATGGCCGCACTCACTGCTTACGAGCGTGCATCAATTTTAGAACATATCGTACAACTATTTATCGACAATCGTGTGAAGGCTGCTGAAATAATCGCCCTTGAAGCAGCCAAGCCGATGAAATATGCATTAGGGGAAATCGATCGCACAATTGAAACCTATAAATTTGCTGCTGAAGAGGCCAAGCGTCTTACTGGTGAAATGATTCCAATGGATGCAGCAAAAGGAGGTGCTGGGCGATTTGCCTATACGATTGAACAGCCTTTAGGTGTTATTGGTGCTATCACGCCATTTAATTTCCCACAAAATTTAGTGGCACATAAGGTGGGTCCTGCCATTGCAGCAGGTAACACGATTGTCTTAAAACCCGCTTCTCAAACGCCTCTTTCTGCGCTATTTTTAGCAGAGCTAATTGATCAAACCGCCCTACCGAAAGGTGCTTTTAATGTCGTAACGGGTAGTGGTAAAACTGTTGGGGATGCACTAGTAGACAGTAACGAAGTCAAAATGATTACATTCACGGGTAGTCCAGCAGTTGGCATTGGCATTCGTGAAAAAGCAGGTTTGAAAAAGGTTGCCCTAGAGTTAGGTTCTAACGCAGGCCTAATCATCGATTGCAATGTAGACTTAGATGAAATCGTGCCTAAATGTGTTATGGGGGCATTTTCAAATCAAGGGCAAGTATGTATTTCATTGCAGCGCATTTATGTACTGGATGAATTATTCGAGGCGTTTACTGAAAAATTCACAGCTGCAACAAAACATTTAATAATTGGCAATCCCCTTGAGCAGTCAACAGATATTTCTGCCATGATTCATCCCGATGAACAAGTTCGTGCGATGAACTGGGTACATGAGGCGGCTCAATATGGCGCAGATATTCTAACTGGTGGAACAGTTGAAAATGGAGTATTTTTACCGACTATCTTAACAAATGTAGCCTCTACTCTAAAAGTTTCATGCCAAGAAGTATTCGCACCTATCGTAATCATCAATCGAATTTCTTCTATCGAGGAGGGTATCTCAGCTATTAATGATTCAAATTATGGTTTACAGGCCGGCATTTTTACAAAGAATATTCAAACAGCCTTTACTGCCTCCAAACAGCTAGAAGTGGGCGGTGTCATCATTAACGATATTCCAACATACCGTGTCGATCAAATGCCCTATGGCGGTGTTAAGGAAAGTGGTACAGGTAAGGAAGGCTTAAAATACGCAATTCATGAAATGACAGAAACGAAATTGGTCGTTTGGAATCAACAATAAGGAGTGGTTAAGATGTCTGAAAAAATTACGTTTGCCCCTATTAGCTATACTGGCTGGGGTTCGTTATCTCACCTATTAGATGAAGTAAAACGTTTTAAAGCAAGTAAAATATTAGTAGTGACTGATCCATTTCTAAAAGATATCGGTCTGACAAATCAGGTTACCGATCCTTTAGAAGCTGAAGGTTACGCCATTGAAATTTATACAGAAGTTGTTCCAGAACCACCTTTAGCAATTGGTGAAAAATTAGTCGCTCATACACGTGACAATGCTTTTGATTTAGTGATTGGCGTGGGTGGTGGTAGTGCGCTGGATTTAGCAAAATTAGCTGGCGTTCTTGCTTCACATGATGGCAATGTGGCAGATTATTTAAATTTAACAGGTTCAAAACAAATCACAGAAAAAGGACTTCCTACTATATTAATTCCTACTACTTCAGGTACAGGTTCAGAAATCACAAATATCTCTGTTCTTTCTCTTGAAACAACAAAGGATGTGGTGACACATGACAATCTACTAGCTGATGTTGCCATTGTCGACCCTGCCCTGACAATTTCTCTACCACCAAAAGTCACTGCCGCTACTGGTGTTGATGCTTTAACACATGCAGTCGAATCATATATTTCTAAGAATGCTAGTCCCGTATCAGATGCATTGGCATTACAAGCTATTCGTCTAATTAGTAATTCGATTCGTACAGCCGTTGCGAATGGCGAAGATAAACAGGCACGAACTGATATGAGCTATGGCAGTTATCTTGCAGGTATTGCCTTCTTTAACGCCGGCGTAGCTGGGGTTCATGCACTTGCTTACCCTCTAGGTGGTCAATTCCATATAGCACATGGTGATTCGAATGCAGTATTACTTCCTTATGTAATGGGCTATATTCGCCAAAGTTGTGAGAAACGAATGAAAGACATTTATGATGCAATGGGCTTTAGTTCAGTAAATCTTTCTCAGGAAGAAGCATCCTATAAATGCGTAGCAGAATTGAAACGCTTAGTTGAAGATGTAGGTATTCCTTCTTCATTAAAAGGCTTTGACATCCCAGAAGATGCTTTAGAAAGTCTAACAAATGCTGGAATTGAACAACGTCGCATTTTAGCACGAAGCCCTATGCCTTTATTAAAAGAGGATATTTATACAATTTATAAAGCTGCTTTCGATGGCGTAATTGTTGAGCCTTCAAAATAGATGACATAATGATGTGTGGCTAATAATGTCAGCTACAATCTGAATTGCTAACAAGAATCTGCTCGTGTTCTGCGCGTAAGCAGCAAGTCTCCTGAACGCTCAGCGTCTTTGAAGATTATTGTCTGCTTCCTTTCTCGTGGAAACCTTGCAGGTTCTTTTTTATGAAATCAAAAAATCTTTCTATTACGTAAATGGAAGTCCCCCTTTTCTTATCCTTGGACAGCCTTTTCTATACTTATCTAAACACCGCAAAAAAACGCTCTCCCTATAATAATTTGGGAGAGCGTTTTTCCATACTCAATCTTAGTATGCTAAGCCGAATAAAGCTTTGATGTGTGTAAGATAGCGAATGTTAGACGCTTCTTTCATAAGTGTTGCCGGAAGACCTTTAAGTTGTGTATTGTTAGCACCTACAGTTGCTACAGCATCTTTGCGGCCTAGGCTTGCAAGTGTACCAGAGTTAACTGCTGAGAATGGCTTCAGCTCTTGGTTTTTGTATTGTGCGAATAAGTTGTAACCAGCACATTCGCCCATTTGCCATGCAACTTGTGCAGTTGGTGCGTAAAGTGGACGTCCACCGTCAGCTGGTAATGCAACAGATGCGTCACCGATTACGAATACATCAGCATGTGATGTAGATTGTAAGAATTCGTTGATCGTTGCTTTACCACGGTCAGCAGCAAGTCCTGACTCACCTACTAGTGGAAGTGGAGCAACTCCACCAGTCCATACAAGTGTGTTTGCAACGATTGGTTCACGATCTTTAAGTGAGATTACATTCCCGTCAACGCCAGTAACTGGTGTACCTGTAATGAATTCAACACCACGTTTTGTTAAGCTTTCAGTTGCACGCTCGATCAGCACGTCTGGAAGGACTGGTAAGATTTTCGGACCAGCTTCAACAAGTTTGATTTTAAGGTCAGCAAAGTTAACACCGTGTTTTGCTGCGATTTTAGGGAAGTTGTCCACGATTTCGCCTACAAGCTCAACACCTGTTAAACCGCCACCACCGATAACGATTGTTGCATCCGCTTCGTCTTTAGACTGTGCGTAAGCTTTAATACGGTCTTCGATGTGTCTATTAATTTTGTTTGCATCGTTTACTGATTTAAGAACCATAGAGTTTTCTTCTAATCCTGGGATACCGAAGAAACCTGTTTGGCTACCTAGTGATACTATTAAAGTATCATATGATAAAGTGTATCCGGTATCTAAGTCAACTTTTTTAGTGTCTACGTTGAATTTTGTTACTTTTGCAATTTCTAAATTAATATCTAAACCTTTGAAGATTTTTTTTAATGGTAATGCTACAGCACCTTCTGCAATAGTACCCCCAGCTAAACGGTGAAGCTCTGTAATGATTTGGTGTGTTGGAAATTGGTTAACTACTGTGATTTTTGCTTCATCAGCTGATAAATACTTACGTGCTGTTAATGCAGTTAAAACACCAGCGTAACCAGCACCTAAGATGACGATTTCTTTTGACATTATTAATTAATCCTCCGTCCTTACGAATTAAATGTATCTCGAGTCTTATTTAGATTGACGTTCAGCGTTTACTTGTAAAAAAGCATTTACAAAACGGAAAACACCTTGAACTTGAGGGTCTTTTAGCATTTTCATAAGACCAAATAAACCGATAACTTCCTGGCTTTCAGAAGCGCGGTCTTTTGCTTCAATTGCAGTAGCTGCAAGGTTTTTAGCTGTACCTACAACTGGACCAGCCATTTCTGTAACAGCACCGACAGTATCATTTTTTAGTACTTCATCAGTTGCAACTGCTTGCGCGAACTCATATGATTTTGTTAATAACGTCATCATTTCAGTTAACTTTGGTAATTGCTCAACTAAAGTTGTTAGGGATTCTTGTACCTCTGGCTTTAATAGTTGGTCTAGTACATCTAGTTGTTCTTGACTCACAGATAATTGTTCAGATTGTGCTTGGTTATTCGTTTCTGACATTTTGAACTCTCCTTTGCCATCACTATTACTATTTTTATATTACTTCCATGTAAAAAAGACCATTAAGCAATCTCTTAACAGTCGTTACAGCGGATATCTTACACAATCACCAGTCACAGGGGCTGGGGCTGGATAGCAATTCTTATGATTAGTTATTACAATGTTAACTTCATTATGCAAAAAGCACATCACAATTCCATCCTTATCTTGGTGACATTACAACCTCCATTATAAAGCTGTTTGTATATTATTTCAATGAGCTAAATCACAATTTCGACAAACTTTTCAAAATTCATTGATTTTGTCAACTATTTGTTGTCATTAAAGATATTTCTTTGTCCATTTTGTTAAAAAATACAATTCCTTAATCTATTTTTTTAGCTATTACGGTAATAAATATTTTACAAGCAATAATAATGCATTCTACTAGTAATACTTATGAAAAATTTTTAACAGACAACCAGAAAAAATCAATAATCTCTTTCGCTGCATTGGCTTCTGTTTGAAATAGACGATTGCCTTCTCCATCTTTAAAATAACCAACTGACATGAGCGCCATAAACGTATGAGCGAAAAATTGAGCATTTCCTGTTCGAATTGTTCCCTTGTCCATTTCCGTTTGCATTGCCTGCTCAATTGTTCTGTACATTTCATTTTCAGAAGCATGTACTTCTTTTAATTGTGAATCTGATAAATTAATGGATGCTTCACGCATAAAATTTTTCATATCAATATCCATTGTTGCAGATAAATGTATCTCGACTAGTTGCTCTAATCGCTCTTTAAATGATGTAGGCTGTTCTAATATCCCTATAATATGAAGCCGGATTCTTTTCATCATTTCGATTAATGCAGAGGTATATAACTCCCCTTTAGTCGGGTAATAGTAATAAATAGTAGCTTTTGTAACATTACATCCTTTCGCTACATCATCCATCGACACATTTTTATAGCCATCTTTTATAAAAAGTCTTGTCGCCGTATCGAGTACAAGTTCTTTAGTTGGTTTAGCCTTGTCATCATGGCGAGGTCTTCCTAGAACACGCGGTGATTGTTTCAACAAGTTCGCCCTCCCTTATAACGTATTATTATTAGGCATAGTATAACATATCAGTAATTATCAATTGATTAATTAACCTACTGGTATATATAATTAATACTACATAAATAGAATGGAGGTTTTGACATGCAAAAACACCCACTTGAGCAATGGGGCTCAATGGTTGCAAGTAAAAAAGGTCGATTGCTAGCGATTACCATTTGGGTTTTACTTGTTGTTGCCCTATCTTTCGCTTGGCCACAAATAAATAGCATCGAAAGTGAATCGGGGAAAAATTTGCCAGATACAGAGATGTCTGAGCAGGCTGCATCTATTATTGCAGAGGAATTTCCAAATGATGCAGGGACACCTTTATTACTCGTCTGGCATCGGGAAAGCGGCCTAACTACTGACGATTTCGTTGCTATTCAAAAGGTATATGGGGAACTTCAGGCAAAACCTTTAGCTCACCAATCTCTTATTCCACCTTATGATGTCATGCCGCCTCAGGCTTTTTTGGCAGCTACATCTGAAAATGGCTCAACAATTGTCACACCTATTTTCTTTAAAAAAGGCGTCGCGACTGATTTACTCCAAGAAAGTTTAAACTCTTTAACAACAACAATGGCTACGTATAACGTCCAACTAGATAAAGATTTAGCTAGTGATGAACTGCATGTACGTTATTCTGGTCCAGTTGGTATTGCGACAGATGCTGTCAGCTTATTCTCGCAAGCTGATGTGAAATTACTTATAGCAACGGTAATGCTCGTACTAGTGTTACTAATATTAATTTATCGCTCACCTTTGCTTGCCATTATTCCATTAATTGTTGTAAGTCTTGCCTATGGTGTCATTAGTCCCACACTTGGTTTTTTTGCGGAGCAAGGCTGGATTGATAAGGATTCACAGGCTGTGTCCATAATGACCGTATTGCTATTTGGTGCAGGAACAGACTATTGTTTATTTTTAATTTCAAAATACCGTGAAATACTGTTTGACGTTGAGGATAAAGCTACTGCAATGAAACTTGCTGTAAAGGAATCTGGTGGCGCCATCATGATGAGTGCGTTAACAGTCGTCATCGGATTAGCCACGCTTAGTCTGGCCCACTACGGTGCATTCCAACGCTTTGCTGTGCCATTTAGTTTTGGCGTTTTAATAATGGGCATAGCGGCCTTAGTCATACTTCCAGCTATCCTCGTTATTATTGGACGTTTAGCCTTCTTCCCGTTTACACCACGTACAGAGGAAATGGCTCGTAAGCAGGGGAAAAAACAACATAAGTCTTCTCATAAAACAAGCCGTAAAGTCGGACATTTCGTCACGCATAAACCTTGGGTTGTTATTGTGGGAACTGTCCTTTTACTTGGCGGTTTAGCAGCATTTGTGCCACGAATTCAATATACTTTTGACTTATTATCTTCTTTCCCAGAGAATATGCCGTCTCGAGAAGGTTTTACTTTAATAGAAGAAAATTTTTCACCGGGTGAACTAGCTCCCGTTCAACTTGTAATTGATACGGATGAAACAACTATTAACATTCAACAGTCGCTTACTGCTCTTCCTTATATAGATATTGTGGAAGATGTTCAAATTGGGGAGAAA of the Lysinibacillus fusiformis genome contains:
- a CDS encoding aldehyde dehydrogenase family protein; its protein translation is MKKQYYVNGEWKTANHFAELNSPYTKEVIAEISQATREDVEEAIQCAYHANSAMAALTAYERASILEHIVQLFIDNRVKAAEIIALEAAKPMKYALGEIDRTIETYKFAAEEAKRLTGEMIPMDAAKGGAGRFAYTIEQPLGVIGAITPFNFPQNLVAHKVGPAIAAGNTIVLKPASQTPLSALFLAELIDQTALPKGAFNVVTGSGKTVGDALVDSNEVKMITFTGSPAVGIGIREKAGLKKVALELGSNAGLIIDCNVDLDEIVPKCVMGAFSNQGQVCISLQRIYVLDELFEAFTEKFTAATKHLIIGNPLEQSTDISAMIHPDEQVRAMNWVHEAAQYGADILTGGTVENGVFLPTILTNVASTLKVSCQEVFAPIVIINRISSIEEGISAINDSNYGLQAGIFTKNIQTAFTASKQLEVGGVIINDIPTYRVDQMPYGGVKESGTGKEGLKYAIHEMTETKLVVWNQQ
- a CDS encoding iron-containing alcohol dehydrogenase — its product is MSEKITFAPISYTGWGSLSHLLDEVKRFKASKILVVTDPFLKDIGLTNQVTDPLEAEGYAIEIYTEVVPEPPLAIGEKLVAHTRDNAFDLVIGVGGGSALDLAKLAGVLASHDGNVADYLNLTGSKQITEKGLPTILIPTTSGTGSEITNISVLSLETTKDVVTHDNLLADVAIVDPALTISLPPKVTAATGVDALTHAVESYISKNASPVSDALALQAIRLISNSIRTAVANGEDKQARTDMSYGSYLAGIAFFNAGVAGVHALAYPLGGQFHIAHGDSNAVLLPYVMGYIRQSCEKRMKDIYDAMGFSSVNLSQEEASYKCVAELKRLVEDVGIPSSLKGFDIPEDALESLTNAGIEQRRILARSPMPLLKEDIYTIYKAAFDGVIVEPSK
- a CDS encoding NAD(P)/FAD-dependent oxidoreductase; amino-acid sequence: MSKEIVILGAGYAGVLTALTARKYLSADEAKITVVNQFPTHQIITELHRLAGGTIAEGAVALPLKKIFKGLDINLEIAKVTKFNVDTKKVDLDTGYTLSYDTLIVSLGSQTGFFGIPGLEENSMVLKSVNDANKINRHIEDRIKAYAQSKDEADATIVIGGGGLTGVELVGEIVDNFPKIAAKHGVNFADLKIKLVEAGPKILPVLPDVLIERATESLTKRGVEFITGTPVTGVDGNVISLKDREPIVANTLVWTGGVAPLPLVGESGLAADRGKATINEFLQSTSHADVFVIGDASVALPADGGRPLYAPTAQVAWQMGECAGYNLFAQYKNQELKPFSAVNSGTLASLGRKDAVATVGANNTQLKGLPATLMKEASNIRYLTHIKALFGLAY
- a CDS encoding helical membrane plugin domain-containing protein, with translation MSETNNQAQSEQLSVSQEQLDVLDQLLKPEVQESLTTLVEQLPKLTEMMTLLTKSYEFAQAVATDEVLKNDTVGAVTEMAGPVVGTAKNLAATAIEAKDRASESQEVIGLFGLMKMLKDPQVQGVFRFVNAFLQVNAERQSK
- a CDS encoding TetR/AcrR family transcriptional regulator, whose translation is MLKQSPRVLGRPRHDDKAKPTKELVLDTATRLFIKDGYKNVSMDDVAKGCNVTKATIYYYYPTKGELYTSALIEMMKRIRLHIIGILEQPTSFKERLEQLVEIHLSATMDIDMKNFMREASINLSDSQLKEVHASENEMYRTIEQAMQTEMDKGTIRTGNAQFFAHTFMALMSVGYFKDGEGNRLFQTEANAAKEIIDFFWLSVKNFS
- a CDS encoding MMPL family transporter — protein: MQKHPLEQWGSMVASKKGRLLAITIWVLLVVALSFAWPQINSIESESGKNLPDTEMSEQAASIIAEEFPNDAGTPLLLVWHRESGLTTDDFVAIQKVYGELQAKPLAHQSLIPPYDVMPPQAFLAATSENGSTIVTPIFFKKGVATDLLQESLNSLTTTMATYNVQLDKDLASDELHVRYSGPVGIATDAVSLFSQADVKLLIATVMLVLVLLILIYRSPLLAIIPLIVVSLAYGVISPTLGFFAEQGWIDKDSQAVSIMTVLLFGAGTDYCLFLISKYREILFDVEDKATAMKLAVKESGGAIMMSALTVVIGLATLSLAHYGAFQRFAVPFSFGVLIMGIAALVILPAILVIIGRLAFFPFTPRTEEMARKQGKKQHKSSHKTSRKVGHFVTHKPWVVIVGTVLLLGGLAAFVPRIQYTFDLLSSFPENMPSREGFTLIEENFSPGELAPVQLVIDTDETTINIQQSLTALPYIDIVEDVQIGEKNDSIQLYELTFNANPYAKESLAHIPELKTEVVNILKNAGIKNADKQVWIGGETASQYDTQQITERDESVIMPTMIALIAILLFIYLRSVTATVYLLATVIISYFGALGAGWLILHHVMGAEAISGAIPLYAFVFLVALGEDYNIFMISEIWKKRKNADHLTAVEEGVVHTGSVITSAGLILAGTFAVLATLPIQVLVQFGVVTAIGVLLDTFIVRPLLVPAITTVLGKYAFWPGSLFKKENRA